ATTCTCGACCACCACCGCAAGAACCTCGAGGCGCTGGAAAAGGCCTCGCGCTCGGCCGCCAGCGGCGCCACCGACGTCTTCGCAAGGCAGCGCGAGATCCTCGAGCAGACGCTCAGCGACGTGCGCGACATGGCTGCGAAGATGGTGGTGCCCGGCACGCCGAAGGAACTGATGGACCGCCAGGCCGAGCTCGCCAGGCGCTCGTTCGAGACGGCGGTGAAGAACGCGTCCGACATCGGCGAGGTGATCAGCCGGTCCTCCACCGAAGCCATCGAGATCCTGCGCGGCCGCATCAAGGACGCGATGGAGGAGATGCAGAAGGGGATCATCCGGAAGTAGCCGCTCGTCCGGCAGGCAGGCGCGGCGGTCCTCCCGGCGCGGCGGTCCGCCGCGCGTCCCGCCGTTCAGCGGTCGTGCATGCCCTTGCCGGCGAGGATCCGCGGCGCCGCCTTCTCGATGCGCGACCTGCGCGTGGCCGGCTGTTTCGGCTGCGCGAAATGCAGGATCCAGCCGCGCCGCCGGCCGGGCGTCAGGGCCTCGAAGGCCTGCTTGAGCGTGGCGTCCACTTCGAGGATGGCGACGAGTTCGGGCGGCGGGGCGAGGTCGTCCTTCGGCAGTTCGACCTTGCGGCCGGCCTTCTCCAGGTCGATCGCTTCCCCGACATAGTCGCGGATCACGCCCTCCAGCTGCCGGATCTCGGCGAGGCTGGTGAAATTCAGGGTCCGCGAGGAGCGCGAATTCTCGCCCGGCGCGACGAGGATGCCCCTGGGGTCCTGCAGCAGCACGCCCTTGAAGAAGCCGAGCCGGCACTCCTCCTTGAACCCCCAGAGCAGCGCGACGTTGGCGCCGCCCGCGGTGTAGCAGGGCGACCGCCATTTCCATTCTTCGGTCAGGCCGGCACCGAGCAGGATCGCCCGCAGCGCCGCGAGCTCCGCGCGCCACCGGGGCGCATCCGCGAAGAAGTCTTCGATGCGGGGGTCGGGCTGGGCCATGGACTTCTCCTCGGCAATGGCGTCCCGGAGAGTTTGCCGCAGCCTCCCGGCGCGGTCCACTGTCGGAGCGAAGGGCCGCCTTTCGGTTTTTCTGCGCGGAACACTGGGGCGATGGGCCAACCATTCGGCGGCAGCGCCCTGCGACACCCCCCTCTGCCTGTCGGCATCTCCCCCTCAAGGGGGGAGATCGGCCATGGCGGCGGCGGCGCTCCTTCCACGTCGGGTGGCGTCGCGCAGCGACGACGGAGGGGGGAAGGGGCGGCGGACGACGGCAGGGGCGGCGGCGCCACGGGCCTCGTCGTGGACCGGATCGCGGGCATGTCCGGCGAGGCATGGATCCCGGATACGTCGTCCTTCGCTGCGCTCGGACGTCGTTCCGGGATTGTTTGAGCCGAACGGGGTAGTGTTGGATGAGGCTGCGGGCTCGAACACCCGCAGCCTCGGCGGCAGGCGACCGTTTCCGGGATCGGGCCGACACCCGACGTCATCAAGGCTCCCTGCCGCCTTTGCACCACCGCTTGGAGAGTTGATCGGGCCCCTGACGCGCCGTCACGCCCGCAAACAATCCGAAGCCCGCAAAGGATAGCACCCTCATGGCCTTTCTGCACCACCCGCCCGCCTGCTGCCTCGGCGTCGATGTCGCCAAGGACAGTCTCACCGTCAGCAACGGCCGCCAGGCCGCCGCGACCATCGACAACAGCCGATCCGCCATTCGCGCCATGCTCAAGAAAGCCCGGCCCGACCTCGTCGTCTGCGAGCCTACCGGCGGCTACGAACTGCTGCTTCTGGAGGAATGCCTCAAGGCCGGAATCGCCTGCCACCGTGCCGACACCCTGAAGCTCAAGAGCTTCATCCGCTCCTTTGGCACGCTCGGCAAGAGCGATGCCATCGACGCCGCCCAAATGGCCGCCTATGCGCGCGAGCGCTGGGCCAAGCTGTCTTTGTGGCAGGCGCAAGACGCCGACGAGAGGCAGTTGCAGGTCCTGGTGCGGCGTAGGGCCGACCTCGTCGCCTTCAGGGTCGCCGAGCGCAACCGCTCCAGGGCGCCCGGCGCCAAGGCACTCGCAGCCTCCTTCAAGG
The nucleotide sequence above comes from Aquibium microcysteis. Encoded proteins:
- a CDS encoding phasin family protein; translated protein: MARKPEADHFVDMFASLGRDLKMPQVDVDRILDHHRKNLEALEKASRSAASGATDVFARQREILEQTLSDVRDMAAKMVVPGTPKELMDRQAELARRSFETAVKNASDIGEVISRSSTEAIEILRGRIKDAMEEMQKGIIRK
- a CDS encoding YdeI/OmpD-associated family protein — encoded protein: MAQPDPRIEDFFADAPRWRAELAALRAILLGAGLTEEWKWRSPCYTAGGANVALLWGFKEECRLGFFKGVLLQDPRGILVAPGENSRSSRTLNFTSLAEIRQLEGVIRDYVGEAIDLEKAGRKVELPKDDLAPPPELVAILEVDATLKQAFEALTPGRRRGWILHFAQPKQPATRRSRIEKAAPRILAGKGMHDR
- a CDS encoding IS110 family transposase, whose protein sequence is MAFLHHPPACCLGVDVAKDSLTVSNGRQAAATIDNSRSAIRAMLKKARPDLVVCEPTGGYELLLLEECLKAGIACHRADTLKLKSFIRSFGTLGKSDAIDAAQMAAYARERWAKLSLWQAQDADERQLQVLVRRRADLVAFRVAERNRSRAPGAKALAASFKAMLAAIEQQIDKLDAAIAALVARSQSLRQRIAVCTAMNGIGLTCAATLIAQMPELGSLQRRQAAALAGTAPHPNESGTATGRRRQRGGRPQIRTALFMPALRAAAGRGEFASFYKRLVDNGKRPIVAIAAVMRKIIVTLNARLRDAQSAQS